The DNA sequence TCTATCGTCGATATTGTTAATGAATTTCGTGAGTTATGTGGTAGTAAAATAGTATCCAGCGGCCCGAAGACGATGCCGACGGTTCGTGCTTCGATTGCCATTGCTCGCGTTCTGGTCCAGAAGGGCGAGCATGCTTTTCGTGACAATACATTCTTTCACCGTATCTGCCGTGATGTCCTGTGCATGTATACTCAACAGGTATCCTTTTCCAACCGATCTGTCTTGGATAAACAACTAGAAGATCTCATTATGAAATTTTGTCCTGCGACGTACAAGTCATCAGGGTCTAAAATCAGGGCCTAAAATGGTAAAGTCAACTCAATAATAAGGTGATTCGTTATGACTGCTGCGAAAAGAAAAACGCTTAGAGGGCTTGCAGATATCCGCACTATAAGTTCATGTGGTACATCAGGGCAAGAAGCTTATCAGATGTACCTGAAGCGCGGGGTTCTGGAGATGGAGAAACTCCGACGCCAAAAAGAAAAGAACAGTGCGCTTGAACGAGTAACGAATATTAATCGTCGTCTAATGGCTATTGATACTGACATCGATTTTCTGTGCCAGAGCTTGAAAGTGATAGAAAAGCGCACAAATCAAGAGAACTCGATTGTCGAAAAATCAGTCAGTAGAGGATTTAAACTCCGTTATTGAAGTATACCTTATGTTTTTTTAAGCAATTTAAGATTTTTTTTGGTACTCTATCGGAAATACTTACAAAGTGTTTCCGATAGAGTACCTACTTGACTAGATACAATATTTCGAAAAGGGAACCTAAAATGGAAATAAAAATCAACTGCATCTCCTGCGGACATCAAATTGTTATAAGCGATAGCTACCAAGATTATGAAGGACCTATTAAGTGTTGGGTTTGTGCTGCACTCCTTGATGTAAAACTTGAAGACGGTCGTATAAAGCGTATTCGTCCAATGCAGTTGAAGGAAATAACTGAATAATTGAATAACTGAATAACTGAATAATTGAATAACTGAAAATTACCCGGATTATAAATAAGAGAATAGGGTGTTATGGCCGAAAATAAAAAAAAAGTGCGCAAATCAAGTAGCAAGGTTATAGCTAAGCCAAAGGTTATTTATGCTATCACTGCTGGGGGTCTGCAGGATTTAGGAAATTTAGTTGGTATCAATAAAAGCGATATATATACCATTGAAAAAGAATCCATAAGTTTTGTGGTCAGTGACCTAAGTCCATCTTCGCCGCGCCCCAGACCTGATCGACGTAATATTATGGCGCATAATGAAATTCTCAAACAGCTAATGAGTAAGACGAGCGTGCTGCCCGTTCGCTTCGGTACAGTCGCGACAGGTGAACGGGCTGTTAACCGTTTTTGCTCTCAATATAACGCCCAGTTACTTGAACAACTGGATCGCGTTCAAGATAGAGTAGAGATGGGGATTAAAGTGACTTGGAATGTGCCTAATATTTATGATTATTTTGTCGATAATCATTCTGAATTACGCGAAGAACGAGATCGGGTTTATGACGGTAACAAAAATCCTAGAAGAGACGATCGTATCAACCTTGGGCACATGTATGACGCTTTAGTAACAGAGGCTCGATTATCCCATCAAACTGATCTTGAAGAGATTATTTTACCTGGTTGCGATGAGATTCATAGCATTCCACCGAAAGATGAGAAAGTGGTGGTTAATCTTGCATGCCTAGTTCAACGCGCTGATCTTGAAGTATTTGAGGAACGTGTTGTTGAAGCAGGGAAGACGCTCGATAATACCTATGACATTGAACTAAATGGTCCTTGGGCGCCACATAATTTCGTCGAACTTGATCTAAAGACCATGACAGGCAGGCGGTGATAAACCATGTTTATTCTGGATGACATTCTGCTAGCACCCTACTCGGGCATTAAATGGTTGTTCAAAGAGATCCAGCGTCAGGCTCAGGAAGAACTGGATGGTGAAGCAGATCGAATCACCACTGATTTAACCAATTTATATCGACAATTTGAGAGCAACGAAATAACTGAGCAAGAGTTTGAAGAGCGGGAAACTGTTTTGCTTGATAGGTTGGATGAATTGCAGGAAGAGAGTAATTTACTTGACGAAGAATACGATGAAGAATACGAAGACGACGATGAAGAATACGAAGACGACGATGAAGAATATGAAGACGACGATGAAGAATACGAAGACGACGATGAAGAATACGAAGACGATGATAAAAACGATAAAGATAAAAATGATGATCATGACAATGATGATGATGATGAAAATAAAGATGAAAATGACAAATATAATGACGAAGAAAGATAGGAGTGATATCTTAAGCCTCAAGTTTAAAAAAACTCAAAAAAAATGCATCGAATAACATTTTTATCAAGGGAAATATGCCTATGGCGAACGTGAGTATTAATCCGGAACTGACTGCACAGGAATGCGAGAAAATATCCCTTTGTGATGCCCTTGATCGTATTATTAATAAAGGTGTAGTGATCCACGGTGAAATAACGATTTCGGTTGCCAATGTCGATCTTATTTCCCTTGGTGTGCGACTAATACTGAGTAACGTTGAGACTAGAGAGCAATCTAATACTCCTAAAGAGGAGGTTTAAGATGCCTTTTGAACACTTTAAATCGAACAATCAAGCAGATGTGAATTCGGACACAAAGCCGGCGGCTAGTGTCGGTGGACTAAATCTGGAGTCTGATGATCTGAAGAACGGTTTGGGGAGATTAGTTTTAACGCTGGTCAAACTGCTGCATGAGTTGCTAGAGCGCCAAGCTCTAAGACGTATGGATGCAGGCTCATTGCAAGATGACGAAATAGAACGTTTGGGATTAGCCTTTATGAAGCAGGCTGAAGAGATTGATAGGCTACGAAAGGAATTTGGCCTTGAAGTTGAAGATCTTAATTTAGATTTGGGCCCATTGGGCCGTTTACTGTAAGGAATATATAGGTATGGCAACAGGAAAACCGCAGTCGATGACTCATTCGGTGAAAAGTACCACCGTAGCGGATCTATTAGAACGTATTCTGGACAAGGGAATAGTGGTAACTGGTGATATTAAAATCAAACTGGTTGATGTAGAACTCCTTACTGTGGAGTTGCGTCTAGTGATCTGCTCGGTGGATAAAGCGGTAGAGATGGGAATGGACTGGTGGAACAACAATCCTGCTTTCGCTCCTCAAGCTCCTGCGCAAGAAGGTGAGTTATCCAGCATTGAAAAACGGTTAGAAAAAATAGAGAAAGCATTAGTTAAATGATATGAGGAAAGCGAATGTCGAAGAGTGTGAGATGGACTGTTTCACAAACTGGCATTGTTAAGTACGGGGGATAATCACAAAAATTATAAATAACCCTTGTTATAACGAGTTTTAATTATTAAATAAAAAATCCAAAGAATACTAATTTGGTCATTTAAGTAATAAAGCATAAATTTTCAAATATCTTTTTATTACATTGATATAAAGATGTTTGATTTTATATGTTCGCCTACTTACTTATTTGGTGCCATCGTGGCTTACCCATAAAATTGACGTAACACCGATCATAGCGCAAGCTCATGAAAAAAGAGTCCTTCATTAAAGATTGTCATTATCTTGAAAAATATGCGATATTTATGCTTAATACATCAACTGTGGCGTATTTTTGCTTGATAATCTAATGAATTTTTTATTATAACGTCGCCCTATATAATATTTTTACGAATTAATATTTTTCTCTGTAATGATACCCACTTCTCAATTATGTTTGAATGAATAACTTTAATTCAAACATTTTACAAATCAATATAAGCGAATCTCCATTTTAACTATGCAGCTGATAACTCAATAAAATATATATGAGTTGGAACCTTTTAGAAAGAATCGTTGCTAGAAGCTTATGTGCAAATATTTAAGGAAAGTGATGACTACGCCAATACCGCGACTATTAATATGCATCCCGATTATTCATACGCAATCAGATATGGGATCGTTAAAGCAAGCAGAGGAAGACCAGCCCGCCGTCACACAACTTTGGCAGGAGATTGAAGAGAAAATTCTAGGTTTTGAGCTTCCCTTTAACAAAGTGCGTTTGTATCAAGATGGCCTGCCCGTATCGGATTTGGCCACTCAAATCGTTAAGGAAACAGCTGCTCAAGGTAGCCATAACCATAAACTCCTTATGCTCCTTATTGAAAAAGGCGCCACGCTGATGGGAACAGAGGATCCCTCTTTGCTTTTAGAAGAGTATCATTTTGATAAGCAATTGGTTAAGCAAGAAATAAGTAAGGAAGATGCCTCAACTATCAAACTGGCCCAATCCCTACTCGAGAGGCGGGATCGTTTTATTGCTGAGCGTGTTAACGCTACACTGAGCTTTGGTGAGATTGGTATATTGTTTTTAGGTGCCCTCCATCAGCCAAATAAATGGTTAGAGAAGGATATTCGGATTATCCAGTGCGGCTAGATAAATCGGTAGAAGATTAAAAGTTAATTTTCTTACTTTGGTAAGGTTAGTGAATCTAAAACTGGATCCATAGGTTTTGCATCGTAAGGTATTGCCTAAGTTAAAGGCAAGTGGGTGAACTTATAAAATTAAACACTTTTACAATTTAATGCTTCTATATATCAATATGATATCTAGAAGCATTGTGGATTTATATGTTTAAAACCTATGCGTCATTACTTATCCGTGTTGACAGGAAAAACCATGGGCGACTTGTTTTTTAATCTTGTGAGCTGCAAAATCATAGCAAACGTATCAATTAAGTGATCATCTTTACTATCCAAAATCACCCTGACTGTTTTGTGATTGTAAATTTTTTCTTTAAAGCCATTAATAATTAATTTAACGCTTTCGGTTGTGAATATATAATACAAACTTAATTTCCTTTTCTTGGCACATTTTACTTGCATTAGGCTGTTATTGACCTCGATCCCGTCGCTCTATAGGCTTTCACCTCCCCCATCAGTGGAAACAACATAAGTCCACATACAATATTATTATTGATCACCTTTATTATTAAAAAATTTATGACCGATTGAAGTCGTGAGTATATAAATACAATAGAATGTTGGCGAAAAGAGTTATATCTGCATTTTGGTGGTCAAGTTGCCATTATTATTGAACTATCTAAGAAACCAATAGTCTAAATATTTCGATGTGCTATGCCCTGGCGTTTATTTTGGCGTTTATTTTGCTCCTTTGAGAGTGTGATCACTCTTCCTGAGGTAAGTTAACTTTCATCGTCGGATCTTTATTATTTATTCTGATAGGTATGATTCTGAATAATAGGCTAGTATATCTTGATTTTTTACACGTGGAGTTTTAACTCTGCTTCATGTTAGACTCGATTTTAGATTTTATTTTCAATAACTAAAAAGGTGGTATCAGAATGGCTGTTTCTCTACAAAAAGGCGGAAATGTTTCACTAGATAAAGTTGCGCCAGGTATGACTAAATGTCTACTCGGTTTAGGTTGGGATTCAAGAAGTACTGATGGAACTGATTTTGACTTAGATGCATCTGGCTTTATGGTTAATGCAGAAGGTAAAGTACTTTCAGATAAAGGTTTTATTTTTTACGGTAACTTAGTTTCTGAGTGTAGTTCTGTTGAACATACTGGTGATAACTTAACCGGCGAAGGCGAGGGTGATGACGAAGCGATTAAAATTAATTTAAGCAAAGTCCCTGCTGATGTTGTGAGAATTGTTATTGGTGTAACGATTCACGAAGCTGAATCACGTAAACAAAATTTTGGTCAAGTTTCTAATGCTTTCATTCGAGTTGTTAATGAAGAGAACAACGAGGAAGTTGCCCGTTACGATTTAACGGAAGACTATTCTACTGAAACGGCACTGCTTTTCGGTGAAATGTATCGCCACAATGGTGCATGGAAATTTAAAGCTGTGGGTCAAGGTTTTGCCGGCGGCTTAAAAGCAATGGCGCAACAATTTAATGTTAATGTTTAACTTTAAATACAGTTAGTCGAACAATATTTATTCTGGGGGAGCATCTGTTTCCCCTTTTTTACATGTTTAGATTAAGGAAATAATAATGGCAATTTCATTAGAAAAAGGGCAAAAAATTAGCCTTGAAAAAAGTAATGGTTCGAACTTAGACCAAATCTGTGTTGGTGTGAACTGGGGTGCGATTGAAAAGAAAGGGTTATTTGGCGGCAAAAAAAAAGTTGCTGTTGATTTAGATGCAAGTTGTATTGTTTTTGATGCTAAGAATGAAGTCATAGACACTGTCTACTTTGGCAAATTGGAAACACAAGGTATTAAACACTCTGGTGATGACCGAACGGGTGA is a window from the Psychromonas ingrahamii 37 genome containing:
- a CDS encoding gas vesicle protein, whose translation is MATGKPQSMTHSVKSTTVADLLERILDKGIVVTGDIKIKLVDVELLTVELRLVICSVDKAVEMGMDWWNNNPAFAPQAPAQEGELSSIEKRLEKIEKALVK
- a CDS encoding GvpL/GvpF family gas vesicle protein, whose translation is MAENKKKVRKSSSKVIAKPKVIYAITAGGLQDLGNLVGINKSDIYTIEKESISFVVSDLSPSSPRPRPDRRNIMAHNEILKQLMSKTSVLPVRFGTVATGERAVNRFCSQYNAQLLEQLDRVQDRVEMGIKVTWNVPNIYDYFVDNHSELREERDRVYDGNKNPRRDDRINLGHMYDALVTEARLSHQTDLEEIILPGCDEIHSIPPKDEKVVVNLACLVQRADLEVFEERVVEAGKTLDNTYDIELNGPWAPHNFVELDLKTMTGRR
- a CDS encoding gas vesicle protein GvpG translates to MFILDDILLAPYSGIKWLFKEIQRQAQEELDGEADRITTDLTNLYRQFESNEITEQEFEERETVLLDRLDELQEESNLLDEEYDEEYEDDDEEYEDDDEEYEDDDEEYEDDDEEYEDDDKNDKDKNDDHDNDDDDENKDENDKYNDEER
- a CDS encoding TerD family protein — encoded protein: MAVSLQKGGNVSLDKVAPGMTKCLLGLGWDSRSTDGTDFDLDASGFMVNAEGKVLSDKGFIFYGNLVSECSSVEHTGDNLTGEGEGDDEAIKINLSKVPADVVRIVIGVTIHEAESRKQNFGQVSNAFIRVVNEENNEEVARYDLTEDYSTETALLFGEMYRHNGAWKFKAVGQGFAGGLKAMAQQFNVNV
- a CDS encoding gas vesicle protein K; translation: MPFEHFKSNNQADVNSDTKPAASVGGLNLESDDLKNGLGRLVLTLVKLLHELLERQALRRMDAGSLQDDEIERLGLAFMKQAEEIDRLRKEFGLEVEDLNLDLGPLGRLL
- a CDS encoding gas vesicle protein, with product MANVSINPELTAQECEKISLCDALDRIINKGVVIHGEITISVANVDLISLGVRLILSNVETREQSNTPKEEV